Part of the Pirellulales bacterium genome is shown below.
CGCTCGCACCGAACGAGCGCCGTAAGCCACGGCAAATCGCTCGCCCCGCGCCCCCCAGTCCGGACGGAGCACGGCAATCTCCGACCATTCGGAATGCACGGCGGCGGCGGGCAACTGCCGCGGTTTGATTCGCAGCGCGGCTTTTTCGCGGCGCGTGGCCAACATCGCGCGGATCAAGCGACGAATCGGTTTGTCCGCGATCAATTCGGCCGCCACGTCGACCAGCCACCCCGCGGACCGGCTTGCCCCATGCGTGGCGGCCGTCTCCGTGCTGGCGGCACTCGCCGCCGCGTCGTTGGTCGCGCCGGCGTGGGCCAGAGCGCCCGCGAACGTCGGCGAGCCGTCTTGGCGCGAGAGACGAACCACTTCGCGCACGGCCAGCGGGAATTGCTCTTCGGCTTCGGCATTCCAGCAGCCTCCTTCAAGGTGCTCGCCGATCAGCCGGCAACGGGTCCAGCAAGCGACGAGTGGACGCAGCGCGGCCAGGTGCCGGCAGTGCGGCAATCCTTCGCCGTCCAATAGTTCGGCCATGCCATGCGAAAGGGCCGCCGCGGCCGGCGATTGCAATGGGCGGCAAGGGTTCAATTCCGGAAACAAATAGGCGAGCGTCAGCGGCAACTCGCCCGCCGAAAGCTGGTGGCCGAGCGGATCGGCGTCCAGCGCGATCGCCGGCCGGCGCGACATTTGGTGCAATTGCCGCCAGACGCGCCACCATGAATCGCGATCGAACAGGTTGACGCGCTGGGCGAGCATGTGGAGCCAGGCGAGCGACTCAAGAGCAATGGCGCTCGCCGTTTGCGGACCGTCGCGGCGCACCGAGATCGGCAACTTGCCGTTGCCGGAATGTGAATTGCCGTTACGACCGCCGTGCGTCTCGGCGTTGGCCGGCGCCGGGTCGTCGCTGGCCCAGTTCTCCTCGAGCCACTCGAGCGAGTTTACTGCTACGGCGTCGTGGCTGGCGCCGCGTTTCGATTGGCGTCCGAGCGATTGAAACAACCATGCCAGCCGGTCCGCTTGGGACGGCGCGGTGTCGCCCCAGGTGAGGACGCTGTCTTTGCCCGTCCACAGACGCGCGATCGGGACGGGACGACGGCGGCGGAGCAGGTGCCGCTTCCAGGCTTTCCAGCCGGCGATGTTTTCACCGGCCGAGTAGCTCTCGCGCACTTCGGGCGGGGCCGTTTCGTGCCAAAATGATTCCTCACTCAACAACGGCCCGTGCTGCTCGCCGCTCGCTAGCGGTGGTTCGGCTAGCGCCGCTCCGCCGGAACTATGAATCTCGTGAGGTCGCATGCCGCTATCCATGAGGCAGGAACGTCTGTATTCGAAACTGCGAACCGGGTATCTTAACAAGTAACTGCCGCGGCTGAAATTGCCCCGGCCACTTTCCCCGGGCCATTGACCTGAAGAGGTGCTTATGTCCAGCCGCATTTGGCGGACGTTGTCGATTGGAGCGCTGTGCGGCGCATCCGGCCTATTTGCTTTGGGCCTGCGCGGCGATGAACCGCAGGCGTCTGATGCTCAGCCGGCCAAGCCGTCGGTCTCAGTGGACCCGAGTCAACTGCCGAAGCAGGCGACGGACGAAAAGGACAAGAACATCGTTTATCTGTCCGAAGGCCGCGATCTGTGGATCGACAAGAAGAACAAGCAGGTGGTGATGAAAGGAAAAATCGCGGTGCGCGAGGGAAACTTGGAGATGTTCGCCTGTCCGCAGCAGTCGAAGGAATACGAGTCGATTATCGCCGTCACTCCGCGAAAGATGGAGTCGGTCCACGCTGGACTGTTGGCGGTCGGGGCGAAGCCGGGCCATCCGGCGAAGTTCGACACGAAGTTCACCCCGGCCACTGGCAGCCGAGTCGATGTCGCCGTTCGCTGGACCGACAACGAGGGAAAGCAGCGCGAAGCCCGCGGACAGGATTGGGTCCGCAACATCAAGACCGGCAAGCCATTGGAATTCGGGTGGGTCTTCGGCGGGAGCGGATTCTGGACTGACCCCGACTCGGGAGAGAAGCGCTACCAGGCCAATGATGGCGACTTCATCTGCGTGGTGAATTTTCCCGATTCGATGCTCGATCTCTCGATGGAAAGTCCAAAGGACTGGAGCGAGCATTTCTACGAGCCATTCACCGACCGCATCCCGC
Proteins encoded:
- a CDS encoding YdjY domain-containing protein — encoded protein: MSSRIWRTLSIGALCGASGLFALGLRGDEPQASDAQPAKPSVSVDPSQLPKQATDEKDKNIVYLSEGRDLWIDKKNKQVVMKGKIAVREGNLEMFACPQQSKEYESIIAVTPRKMESVHAGLLAVGAKPGHPAKFDTKFTPATGSRVDVAVRWTDNEGKQREARGQDWVRNIKTGKPLEFGWVFGGSGFWTDPDSGEKRYQANDGDFICVVNFPDSMLDLSMESPKDWSEHFYEPFTDRIP